The Chryseobacterium glaciei DNA window GGATATGAGCTTATTCTTTAATTTCTCTGTTGGAAATAAAGTGTACAATGCCAATAAAGTAGAGTTTACCACTCAATATTTATACAGAGACAACAACATGGCAGCGGAAGTTGCAGACAGATGGAGATGGTTTGACAATAACGGTGTTAAAGTTAACGACCCTACTGCCCTAGCTGCTTTGAATGCCAATACAACAATGTGGACACCTCCACAGGGAAGTTACATTCTACATTCTTATGCCATTGAAGATGGATCTTTCTTAAGATTAAACAATGTAACGATAGGATACAGCCTACCAAAAAACTCATTAGAAAGCCTTGGTATCAAGAATTTCAGATTGTATGCTACGGTTAATAATCTATTTACCATCACAGGTTACAAAGGTTACGATCCTGAAGCGAGTACAAGAAAAAATCCTTTAACTCCAGGTGTAGACTACGCTGCCTATCCTAGAAGCAGATTTATTTTAACAGGTGTTGATATAACCTTTTAATTAAAACTTAAACATGAAAAAGACAATAATTATTTTAAGTTGCATCCTTTCTTTAACTACACTGACTTCATGTAATGATTATCTGGAAGCAGAAAATTATTCAAGTGTGGCAGAAGCGCAACAGTTCGACAGTACATCAGATACATTTTCCGCTTTGGTAGGGGTTTACAGCCAATTGGCAGGTGACGACGGATATGGACAAAGATTAGCATTAATTTATCCTCACTCAAGTGACGATTTCAGAACTTCAGGAGATTACAACTGTAATGACAGAAGAGGAATTGCGACATTCGGATCTTGTCCTACCAATACAGAACTTAATAAACCATTCTTAAAATTATATTCAGGAATAGAAAGAGCGAATCTTTGTATTAAAAACATTCCGCTTTCTCCGGTTTACAAAACAGGTTCTGATGCCGATAAAAAATTAATGGATCGCTATCTTGGTGAAGCATTAACCTTAAGAGCTCAATACTATTATGAATTGATCAGAAACTGGGGAGACGTACCATTTCAGGATAAGCCTTCAGCAGATATGGCAGATCTTTATCTTCCGAAAACAGATAGAGATATCATCTACGAAAGAATGATTGCGGATCTTGCACAAGCATCAGCATTAGTTCCGTGGAGATCAGAAGGAAGCACAACCAACGCAAGAATTTCAAAAGGTTTTGTAAAAGGTCTTAGAGCAAGAATTGCAATGGCAAGAGCAGGATATTCTTTAAGAAGAAGTCCACAAATAATGGCGCAGGGATCTAATCCTCAAACTTATTATCAGATTGCTTTAGACGAGTGTAAAGACATCATGAATCATGCTGGAGAACATAGCTTAAATCCTAGTTATGAATCAGTTTTCAAAGCTCTACACAGCAATTCTCAAGATACTACAAACGAGATTATTTTCTGCGTGGGAGCTTTTGGAGGTAACGCCAGAACAGACAGTAAAATTGGGTATTACAACGGTCTAAAACATGATGACAACTCCAACTGGAAAGGTGGTGGCGGTATCAATGCCCTTCCAACTTACTTCTATGAGTTTACTAAATATGATTTAAGAAGAGACATCAACGTTGGAATTTTCAAAGTAAATAATACCAATCAGGCAGAATTGGTTACTGCAATTTCTTTCACAGATTCAAAATACAGAAAATCTTGGACGAATATCACAGGACCTTCTCAAAACCTTGCGGTAGACTGGCCTTTGCTACGTTTTTCAGATGTATTATTGATGTTTGCTGAGGCTGACAATGAAATTCATGGAGCGCCTTCTGCAGATGCAATCAATGCTGTAAAAGCAGTAAGAAACAGAGCATATACAGGAAACTTAGCTCAGGTAGGAACAATCCCGACTGATAAAACAGGATTCTTCAACTACGTTGTACAGGAAAGATTATTAGAATTGGGCTCTGAAGGAATCAGAAAATATGACTTGATCCGTTGGAATTTATTAGATACCAAGATCACGGAAACAAGACAAAAATTGACAGCTTTCGCAAACGGAACTGGTCAATATGCAAACGTTCCACTAAACCTTTACTTTAAAAAA harbors:
- a CDS encoding RagB/SusD family nutrient uptake outer membrane protein produces the protein MKKTIIILSCILSLTTLTSCNDYLEAENYSSVAEAQQFDSTSDTFSALVGVYSQLAGDDGYGQRLALIYPHSSDDFRTSGDYNCNDRRGIATFGSCPTNTELNKPFLKLYSGIERANLCIKNIPLSPVYKTGSDADKKLMDRYLGEALTLRAQYYYELIRNWGDVPFQDKPSADMADLYLPKTDRDIIYERMIADLAQASALVPWRSEGSTTNARISKGFVKGLRARIAMARAGYSLRRSPQIMAQGSNPQTYYQIALDECKDIMNHAGEHSLNPSYESVFKALHSNSQDTTNEIIFCVGAFGGNARTDSKIGYYNGLKHDDNSNWKGGGGINALPTYFYEFTKYDLRRDINVGIFKVNNTNQAELVTAISFTDSKYRKSWTNITGPSQNLAVDWPLLRFSDVLLMFAEADNEIHGAPSADAINAVKAVRNRAYTGNLAQVGTIPTDKTGFFNYVVQERLLELGSEGIRKYDLIRWNLLDTKITETRQKLTAFANGTGQYANVPLNLYFKKSVYDPTKSAQQNINDIDIYYTGGDKSQVFYMASQDATPTGYTKIAWRAAVLPTYISDPVKGFAQYFQPNKRELLPIYSDIIQSNYNLTQDYGY